Proteins encoded in a region of the Lathamus discolor isolate bLatDis1 chromosome Z, bLatDis1.hap1, whole genome shotgun sequence genome:
- the CLEC3A gene encoding C-type lectin domain family 3 member A, which translates to MAQTGLRIFLLISILLLDQTISQTSKFKARKHSKRRVKEKDDLKTQIDKLWREVNALKEMQALQTVCLRGTKAHKKCYLVSESTKYFHEANEDCIAKGGTLAIPRNNDETNTLRDYGKKSMPRASEFWLGINDLINEGKFVDVNGMVLQYFNWDRAQPNGGKRENCVFFSQSSQGKWVDEVCRTAKRYICEFLIP; encoded by the exons ATGGCACAAACTGGACTTAGGATTTTTCTACTCATAAGCATACTGCTCCTGGATCAGACCATCAGCCAGACTTCCAAATTCAAAGCCAGGAAGCACAGCAAACGTAGAGTGAAAG aaaaagatgacctaaagaccCAGATTGACAAATTGTGGCGGGAAGTAAATGCTctgaaagaaatgcaagcaCTTCAGACAG TCTGTCTTCGTGGGACAAAGGCCCATAAGAAGTGCTACCTTGTGTCAGAAAGCACCAAATATTTTCATGAAGCTAACGAAGACTGCATAGCCAAAGGAGGGACACTGGCTATCCCACGGAATAATGATGAAACAAACACTCTTCGAGATTATGGCAAGAAAAGTATGCCTAGAGCGTCTGAGTTTTGGTTGGGTATCAATGACTTAATAAATGAAGGTAAATTCGTTGATGTCAATGGCATGGTTCTACAGTACTTCAACTGGGATCGTGCCCAACCAAACGGGGGGAAGCGTGAAAActgtgtctttttttcccagtcatcACAAGGCAAGTGGGTGGACGAAGTCTGCCGTACTGCCAAAAGATATATTTGTGAATTTCTGATCCCATAA